One Primulina tabacum isolate GXHZ01 chromosome 10, ASM2559414v2, whole genome shotgun sequence DNA segment encodes these proteins:
- the LOC142505317 gene encoding peroxidase 43-like isoform X2: MPSPPTKPSPPPCSGFISTTALFRSGQGCEGSILIDNGREADEKHAFEHQGVRGFDVIDIAKSQLESACPGVVSCADIVALAARDAIVLAKGPSYGVETGRRDGTVSDTKMADNMPDVSDSIQKLKQKFSEKGLTEKDLVILSAAHTIGTTACFFMTSRLYTFSGGVGSDPSINPEFFPELKSRCPLNGDVNVRLPMDRDSGQTFDNQILKNIRGGFAVLQSDASLYQDEVTQSIVDSYFESSRPSSGPSFEADFVDSIVKLGRVGVLTGSEGRIRAVCKSF; this comes from the exons ATGCCGTCGCCTCCGACCAAACCATCGCCCCCGCCTTGCTCAGGCTTCATTTCCACGACTGCTTTGTTCAGGTCAGGTCAG GGATGCGAAGGGTCGATTCTGATAGATAATGGAAGGGAAGCAGATGAAAAGCATGCATTTGAGCATCAAGGAGTTAGAGGGTTTGATGTAATCGATATTGCGAAATCCCAGCTGGAATCAGCTTGCCCCGGAGTCGTTTCTTGTGCAGATATTGTTGCTTTGGCTGCCAGAGATGCTATAGTCTtg GCAAAAGGGCCATCGTACGGGGTGGAAACAGGTAGAAGGGATGGTACGGTTTCTGATACAAAAATGGCGGACAATATGCCAGATGTCAGTGATTCAATTCAGAAGCTTAAACAGAAGTTCTCGGAGAAGGGATTAACGGAGAAGGATCTTGTTATTCTCAGTg CTGCACATACAATTGGTACCACAGCATGCTTCTTCATGACGTCAAGGCTCTACACCTTTTCCGGCGGTGTCGGCTCCGACCCGTCTATAAATCCGGAGTTCTTTCCGGAGTTAAAATCTAGGTGCCCGCTAAACGGAGACGTTAATGTTCGGTTGCCGATGGACCGGGACAGCGGCCAGACATTCGACAAtcaaatattgaagaatatcaGAGGTGGCTTCGCTGTGTTGCAATCCGATGCTAGTCTCTATCAAGATGAGGTTACACAGAGTATTGTGGACTCATATTTTGAGTCATCTAGGCCTTCATCGGGGCCGTCATTCGAAGCAGATTTCGTCGATTCCATCGTGAAATTGGGCAGAGTTGGTGTGTTGACGGGATCTGAAGGAAGAATCAGGGCTGTTTGCAAATCTTTTTAG
- the LOC142505317 gene encoding peroxidase 43-like isoform X1, giving the protein MAHGGILLLILTFVGISHGQLQVGFYANTCPDAEAIVTGVVRDAVASDQTIAPALLRLHFHDCFVQGCEGSILIDNGREADEKHAFEHQGVRGFDVIDIAKSQLESACPGVVSCADIVALAARDAIVLAKGPSYGVETGRRDGTVSDTKMADNMPDVSDSIQKLKQKFSEKGLTEKDLVILSAAHTIGTTACFFMTSRLYTFSGGVGSDPSINPEFFPELKSRCPLNGDVNVRLPMDRDSGQTFDNQILKNIRGGFAVLQSDASLYQDEVTQSIVDSYFESSRPSSGPSFEADFVDSIVKLGRVGVLTGSEGRIRAVCKSF; this is encoded by the exons ATGGCACATGGTGGTATACTGCTTTTAATTCTCACTTTCGTGGGGATTTCGCACGGTCAGCTCCAAGTAGGCTTTTATGCCAACACATGCCCCGACGCGGAGGCTATAGTCACCGGCGTCGTGCGTGATGCCGTCGCCTCCGACCAAACCATCGCCCCCGCCTTGCTCAGGCTTCATTTCCACGACTGCTTTGTTCAG GGATGCGAAGGGTCGATTCTGATAGATAATGGAAGGGAAGCAGATGAAAAGCATGCATTTGAGCATCAAGGAGTTAGAGGGTTTGATGTAATCGATATTGCGAAATCCCAGCTGGAATCAGCTTGCCCCGGAGTCGTTTCTTGTGCAGATATTGTTGCTTTGGCTGCCAGAGATGCTATAGTCTtg GCAAAAGGGCCATCGTACGGGGTGGAAACAGGTAGAAGGGATGGTACGGTTTCTGATACAAAAATGGCGGACAATATGCCAGATGTCAGTGATTCAATTCAGAAGCTTAAACAGAAGTTCTCGGAGAAGGGATTAACGGAGAAGGATCTTGTTATTCTCAGTg CTGCACATACAATTGGTACCACAGCATGCTTCTTCATGACGTCAAGGCTCTACACCTTTTCCGGCGGTGTCGGCTCCGACCCGTCTATAAATCCGGAGTTCTTTCCGGAGTTAAAATCTAGGTGCCCGCTAAACGGAGACGTTAATGTTCGGTTGCCGATGGACCGGGACAGCGGCCAGACATTCGACAAtcaaatattgaagaatatcaGAGGTGGCTTCGCTGTGTTGCAATCCGATGCTAGTCTCTATCAAGATGAGGTTACACAGAGTATTGTGGACTCATATTTTGAGTCATCTAGGCCTTCATCGGGGCCGTCATTCGAAGCAGATTTCGTCGATTCCATCGTGAAATTGGGCAGAGTTGGTGTGTTGACGGGATCTGAAGGAAGAATCAGGGCTGTTTGCAAATCTTTTTAG